A single window of Tenericutes bacterium MZ-XQ DNA harbors:
- a CDS encoding aspartate-semialdehyde dehydrogenase codes for MKKINLAIVGATGVVGRKFLEVIDERKIPFENLYLFASKKSAGKDISFQGKTYTVIELNEENIKKHDIDFALFSAGGSTALTYAPIFAKQKTIVIDNSSAFRMDKNVPLVVPEVNKDAAFKHSYIIANPNCSTIQAALVLKPLHDQYNLKRVVMSTYQAVSGAGIDGIHDLENELKTGETKKFPYQIYHNVIPQIDIFLEDGNTKEEEKMMNEMRKILNLPDLKITATAVRVPVVHGHSESINIEFNQDFDINHVKSILKQAPHVVVYDDPSELKYPMPILAEGKDEVFVGRIRRDQSLDYGMNCFVVADNIRKGAATNAVQILELFL; via the coding sequence ATTGTTGGCGCAACCGGTGTGGTTGGTCGTAAGTTTTTAGAAGTCATCGACGAAAGGAAAATTCCGTTTGAAAATCTATATCTGTTCGCATCTAAAAAAAGTGCTGGCAAAGACATAAGTTTCCAAGGAAAAACATATACAGTTATTGAACTTAACGAAGAAAACATAAAAAAACATGACATTGATTTTGCACTCTTTAGTGCTGGTGGTTCTACTGCCCTTACTTACGCACCAATCTTTGCAAAACAAAAAACAATTGTCATTGATAACTCGAGTGCATTTAGAATGGATAAGAATGTCCCATTAGTTGTTCCTGAAGTAAATAAGGATGCTGCGTTTAAACATAGCTATATCATCGCAAATCCAAACTGTTCAACCATTCAAGCAGCATTAGTTTTAAAACCACTTCATGATCAATACAATCTCAAAAGAGTTGTCATGTCTACTTACCAAGCAGTAAGTGGCGCTGGTATTGATGGAATCCATGACTTAGAAAACGAACTTAAAACCGGAGAAACTAAAAAATTCCCATATCAAATTTATCATAATGTCATTCCTCAAATTGACATCTTCCTAGAAGATGGCAATACCAAAGAAGAAGAAAAAATGATGAATGAAATGAGAAAGATATTGAATCTTCCAGACTTAAAAATAACAGCTACTGCTGTTAGAGTACCTGTTGTTCATGGGCATAGCGAAAGTATCAACATTGAGTTTAACCAAGATTTTGATATCAATCATGTTAAATCCATCTTAAAACAAGCACCTCATGTTGTCGTCTATGATGATCCAAGTGAACTCAAATACCCGATGCCTATTTTAGCAGAAGGCAAAGATGAAGTATTTGTGGGAAGAATTAGACGTGATCAATCTTTAGATTACGGAATGAACTGCTTTGTTGTTGCTGATAACATTAGAAAAGGTGCAGCAACCAATGCAGTACAAATCTTAGAGTTATTTTTATAA